In the genome of Falco naumanni isolate bFalNau1 chromosome 5, bFalNau1.pat, whole genome shotgun sequence, the window TGTAAAAGTACTTTGctacttcaaaggaaaaaggtcCACAATTGATCTGAGAAAGGCTTGGCAGCTCCAAAGCCTCAATGTGTGTAACTTGAAGTAAAAGCCGGCTTTTTCCCAGTGTGTGAATATATGCAAGTATGTTACGAACCTGTCAGATATTGTTGCGATAATATGTTGATCAGTTCCTACGCAGTTACAGTTCACAAACTGTTGTTCCGTGTATTAATTTCTCCATGGCAACACAGTCTTAGTTCCTTTCACCCCATCAAGTGCAGCAACAAAATGATTTGCCAAAGGCATGATGTTAACACACAGAATTGTAGAGGAAGGGCTATTTTAAAATTGGGTCAGATCGGTGATCTACTTGTAGGGAAACTTCCctgctttttccctccttttcccttcactCTTCCTGTccataaataaatgtttgtaaTCTAGACTTTAACCAGTATACTACTAGTATTTGTATTTGAGAACAGAATGGTAGGAGCATAGTTTGGTGGAAAAACGTATGTAATAGCAATCCTGCAACCCCCTGGTGCCCATAGCTGGAATAACTGGAAATACTCCCTGTGCAACACAGGCTGCAAAGTACAGAGCGGAAAGGAAAGGTGATTTTCCTctcaaggaaagaaatggatcaaattttaaattaacgTCTCATATTCTCACATAATGTGAATGCATGGATTTCAAACAGACATGTTATTTGAAGTTTAAGGAAGAAATGGACCTGAATTTCTAGTGACATTAGTGGTGGCTGTGCATTTGTGCATTGAATGGATATACAGAAAGAAGTACTTCAAAGCTCATGTTATGAAAGCACAGTTACGGTAAAAGTGAATCTGTCTACATATAATTAAACCGGAGAAATTTCCCTGTGTTTTATGTACTTATAGTTGAGATTAGAAAATGTCAACATATGTCAAATTGTAGCCTGGTTCTGGGGAATATATGCGTGTTTTCTGGGTTTAATATAGAAGATTAATAATTCTAGGTAATTATGCTGAAATTATGTTTGATCTGTGGCTATTTTAATATACGTAATATCTGTTACTGTTGCTTTTAAGAGTGAAGCCAAACATATTTTCCTATATGGGAACTAAGGATAAAAGGGCTATAACAGTTCAAGAGATTGCTGTTCTCAGGTAAGTGAAAGTATACTGGAGTATTTGCACTTCTACCATGATAGCTTGAATATTTCAGTAAATACCTCGAAGACTCGGTATGCATGTGACACAGATGGCTGATGCAGGTCCTGGTCTTGTAAAGCACCTGTATTAATGAAGGTGCTATAATCCTTTTTTATTCCATGGCGACTGCTAGTATTTTCAGTCAGCGGTGCTCCGAGTCACAGCCTAGATACATGTGTTTGGCTGAAGCAGCGGGCCAAATTGTCTGCGTGCTTTTATGCTGTGTGGCTCCCgtgcaacagcagaaaaacagaatgacGCGGTGAAAACTATGTCCCATTTCCTTCCTGACTTTTGtttcccccttcctccagctggaatcctattttctttctcactgaaCTCTCTGAACAGCTCCAGAGAAGGAtaactgctgcctttgcttATCTGTGAGCAGCCAGAAGGGGCAAAATTAAGAGGAATTTCTCCTGCCTTAACCTACTCCCATAAGTCCCCtattaagagaaaataacatCTATTTAGTCATATTCCAAGATAATTGTATGGTTTCTGGTCACTTGAAATTAGTGTTACATCCATAAGTGAGAATGATGGATGCCTTGCAGTCATACATTGTGATTTCTGTTAGCTTGCTGGGATATTCTACCTTGACTACTATTTACAGCCCTTTTAAAACCGCATTGCTCAAGTGAGGAATTCCAAGGTTTGAGAGCCAGAAATTTGATCAAATTCTTGTTAAATGGAGGGCATTcactaaattgttcttatttttcctcccagtcGTTTGCATGTGCATATGTTTGCACATATAAAAGGAATTAGTAATTTGTGTATTGTGAGAAGCCCCAGATTCTTGTTGCTGCAAGGCAAGTTTGCAAAGTGATGTCCGTTAGTTAAACTTGGGGTGTGGTGTAGCCATCTCAGGTGCCGTTCCGTTTACTTTTAACATGATCGCATTTCATGTTGTGCCCATGAGCTTCAGTGTATTGTAAGCATTGATTATGGGGGGCGGGGAGCATACTGATTTGCGGTGTCTGTTCTGTAGTGCCACAGTACCCAGCTCTCCTGTGCAGCGTTGGAGAAGGATGGCACAGGAGAGGAGAGATCACCATTTATCAGCCCGCTCTGAGCCAAGCACGCTGCCCATGCTACTTGATAAACTTGTCTATCCTGGTACAAGTTTTAGTGGAAGTGTCAAAGAGCAGCTTGGTGATGCAAAAAACAGAGTATGCTTCCAAAAGTACTAGCAACAGAAATGACAGATAGGATTTCCTATTCCTTCATCTGCACTAAGCTTACACAGTGGCTAATTACTTAACTCTGTGTTTCTGGCTGTGCTAACTGGCGTGTATTCATGGTGTAGTTACTCCAGTAAAGCAGAGTTCAGCTTAGGGGCTACAATTTACGTCAATATTGCAACATACTTCTTTTTGAGTGCATACTGTAACAGAGATGTGAAAAGACAGTACTAGCAGTCTTTGTCATGGTATACATTTTCTCTTATATGCATAGCCATAATAGTTACCGgttcttttattttagatttttcattaaaatactttgaaaaggCAACAATAGAAAATCGGGGAAACTAGACTCACTGCTTTTTGGTTTGAAATACCAGCATTTCTATAGTTATTTAATAATCTACTTTTCTAAGCATAGGTTGGTCACtgttgtctgtttctttttagaatCACTGCACAAAGACTTGCTCATTTGAATAAATGTTTGATGAACTTCAAATTAGGAAATTTCAGTTACAAGAACCATCCACTGAAATTAGGAGAACTGCAAGGGAACCATTTCACTGTTGTTCTCAGGTAATATGTCAGTATGTATTTAGACGGTTCTgttagaaattttattttctttttctttttttttctttaaatgggtAAGAGATACCAGTGCATCTTGTGttacaaaaaagaaggaaagtcCTTCAATTGGCAGGAATCTGTTGAATTTGATATGTGCTGTGTAATGTTGATGTTGAGCTTTAATATTAGGGGGATCACCAAATAGTTTAAACCCTTAGTAGCCTGTCTataacttttttgtttgcttgttttttaaatgctagaAATATAACAGGAACTGATGACCAGATAGAGCAAGCAATGCATTCTCTCAGGGAAATTGGATTCATTAATTACTATGGAATGCAAAGATTTGGAACCACAGCTGTTCCCACATATCAAATTGGCAAGTACGTGTTGTCttcatcccttttttttttaattttatttttatccctgTATCACTTCTAATGTATTTTTGGGAACTTTTTCTAGCATATTGCATGTGCCAGTTTTAATTCTAGATTCAAGAAGTAACTTGTTTCTGAACTTGCTTCAGCCGGTATCTTGCATAATACCACTACTTTTAATCTTGCATAAATCAaaacactaattttttttaataagttggCTAAATCTCCTTAAAATATGTTTAGTCTGTTATTAATACACTTTCCTGTTTGAATCTTAGAGCTATTCTACAGAACAATTGGAACGAAGTAATGGATTTGATATTAAAACCACGACCAGGAGGTAAGGACTGAAAAATGATACGCAAAGTGTTTCTGCTTGTCCTCCTCCAAGAATTGTATGTTCAGGAACAACACTTTCAGATTTTgattcttttaatttgaaagtatGTTTGTGAGAACAGCTTTGTACAcgtgttgtggtttaaccccagccagcagctaagtcccacacagccgctcactcactcccctcctGGTGtaatgggggagagaattggaagagctgaagtgagaaaactcgtgggctgagataaagacagtttaataggtaaagcaaaagccacacaggcaagcagagcaaaataaggaatttgtTCACctcttcccatgggcaggcaggtgttcagccacctccaggcacgcagggctccatcacacctAACAGTtccttgggaagacaaacgccatcactccaaacagctcccccttcctccttcttcccccaactttatatactgagcatgacattctatggtatggaatatccctttggctagtttgggtcacctgtcctggctgtgtcccctcccagtttcttgtgctcCCCCAGCCTTCTTTCTTGAACACCTTGCCTTAAAAATGTCCTCgatttaatataaacattacttagcaacaactaaaaacatcagaatCTTACCAACGCTATgctcacaccaaacccaaaacatcgctgcaccagctactaggaaaaaaatggactctattccagctgaaagcaggacaacATGCTAGAGCCAGTTAAGCAATGGAGAGCTGTCTTCAGACTGtctgcctttctgcttctctttccttgctgTGCGGTTTCTTGCAGTGGGGGTGAAAAGGAACCTGAATACTTACAGTCTGCTCAGTCTTCACGTCAGGCCTTCCAGCCCCAGCTACTCTGTGATCATGTTTATCGGTATAATTACCATGACTgaagcttttacatttttcagctgctttaacAGAAGGTGAGATGGATGCTTTTTTGGTGTgtagttaaaatatttctgttttacatcCTCATTCTAGCTGAAAAGGGATACTTAGTAAAATGCAGAGAGGAATGGGCAAAGACTAAAGATCCCGCAGCAGCCCTCAAGAAACTACCTGTAAAAAGGTGCGTGGAAGGACAGCTTCTGCGTGGACTCTTAAAGTATGGAATGAAGAACATAATCTCTGCATTTGGCATAGTGAGTGTAAAAGTGCTGTGGGGTATTTACTTAAATAAACATTCTTTTGATGATATGAATTTGAAAGGGTCCTATGGATGCTTGGTGAGTGGAAGGTTAAATCTTTATCCTGCTTTTTTGCTTGAAGTACTGCTGCATGGTGACCGACGACATCTTTAACTAATATATGCATAATGAGCTTTGCAATTTATACAACAATCTCTCTGGTGCATTGGAAGCAACACAGCTATACTTAGTAACCATGTATAATACAGAGCTGCGAATTGTGCAGAAGTTcagtttcagaatttttctgttgctttagaAATATAAATCAAACTGATAGTGCACTAATTAATCAGCTTGGCATAGAGGTGGTGGATTCACTGtcattttcaaatactgtaaTCAAGATCAAGTCTTTGGAGAAAATACCTCATCACCAGCAAACTACTGGGCCCATTGCAGGAGCCAAGGAATAATGTCTTGTTTACAAAGAAGATAATTAGAATAACACTGTGCTTTCACATCTGCAAAGTTTGCTTAAGATTTCAGGAGGTTGAGTATATGAATTCAGTGTTTGATCATAGCCCCAAGTGTTTGATGAGCTGTtgcataaaataaatgaaagctttttttttttttttttttcccctccagattTAAGcccaggggtttttttgtgtggatttCAAATGTGTAAAAGAATTACTTCTTCACTTACCCTTTTGCcaaataatgaataaaaattaaatctgtgtACCAAGAAATTGTATTAGTCTTGTTGCTGAAGAAGTAATGTTTCAAATATATGCCTTTTGTTatgatggattaaaaaaaaaaaaacctaaaaatacatctttctaatgtttctttttttttctcttttcctctagATACCAAGAAATAATCGTTTAATGTATATTCATAGCTACCAGAGTTATGTGTGGAATAATATGGTGAGCAAGAGAATAGAGGAGTATGGGCTTAGAGCTGTACCAGGAGATCTCACACTTAAAGGAGGTAAAATCAGACAAGCAAAAAGCCAGTGGTGCTGTGTAGTTCAAATTGCTAGGAAAACAAGGCACATATCTGTTTATGTGATATTGcttacatattttcttctcctcacGCATTTTGGTCTAGTGATTTCTGAATCCATTGGCCAGTTTTAGTCAAATTTTGCAAGGAGTCTGAAGTTAGGTATTACACTTCCATGAGctgttggtttgctttttttccaaatagctGGGTAGGGAAAATAGACTACGAAGGACTAATTGTTCTCAAGGATGAACTCCAACTTAATTGAGCTATGGAGAACTGTCAAAGGATGTTATGAGTGTTTTAATCCCAGAAGTTTTTATTTGCGTTAGTATCTTGTGAAGCACTGTTAAAACTGTCCTCATCTGGATTTGCTCCAGCTGTTCCCTGGGGTGAGAATATCCACAGTATTTCTTCTTCACGTACGCCTGATGCCTGGTAAGGGGACCCTTGACCTAGCAAACCTTACTTCATTCAGCTTTCAAAGTCACTGGAAATCAGGCTGTGATTATTCTGGTAACTGGCAGCCTTGAAGACTGTTACTTCTTTTCTTGGATATGTTGTCTATTAAGTGGAGATAAAACACAGTAGTTATCCCTCTCAAAGTAGGCTTGCTTCAATCAAAtgattcattttaaatttagctAACGTTAACTGTCACAGGCATCCGTACTGGTAactgttcatttttctgtcctgaTTGTAGCCACAGCTGTTCATATTGAAGAAGGAGATGTTGAAAACTACACTATCCATGATGTAGTGATGCCGTTGCCTGGATTTGATGTTATTTATCCAAAGCATAAAAGTAAGTCTTACTGTTCACTTACGTACTTCCTCTGCAAATGTAAGTCTGCTTGAAGATGATTCTTAAAAGGAAGATTAGATCTATGCAACCTTGGCGACCATTAAAACAATAGACTATTTTAAATCTCTGATACGTTACTGTCAGCCTCTCCCATTGTGATGGTAATAGTCTGCATTGTAACTTGTTTCAGTGAACATAAATCTATTCCATATTTCATTTTAGCTAGtagcttttctaaagaaaggaattttttacTGAGGCAAAATTATTTATCTCGGCACAAGGGGAAGAAATGGTGACGTGTTAATTGAAAAGTGtatgcatttgatttttaaactggaaaacaaaccaaacttcTAGAATTTGTAACCCAAGCATATGCTTGAAGTTAGGAAACTAAGAACCACATCtgtttaatttaatattaaccaatatgaatgttttaaaaattaaaaataaagcatatctTTCATTTCCTGTATATACAGTATTGGATGTAAATGGTTTTTAATGGAATAGGTCGAGTGATCTATAATTATTGCATAGAACATGATGTTGTTGTTAAGGCATAGAGTTGTAGAATCATTTctgttggaaaggacctcaggAGGCCATCTGGTCCAGCCTTCTGGTCAAAGCAAGGTCAGTGCTATGTTCAGGCCAGCTTGCTCAGGGCATTATCTGAAACTTTCAAGAACAAAAAGTCTCTAAGTTCTCTTCTAAGTTTTCTCTTCTCAAAGTTAAAGAAGCTTCTCTCAGACTGTCCTCCCAGGGTATGGGCTACAACCCCTGGCCATTGGGGTGGTCCTCCGTTGGACTCATTCGAGTTTATCAGCATCTCCTTTGTGCTGAACACACTATTCTTAGTGCAGTCTCATGAGTGCCAGTAAGGGGCAGTAAGGTTTTTCTTGGTGTAGCTACTGCCTAAGCTGTTGCCATTAGCTTTTGTTGCTGCCAGGGTGCTCTGTTAAGTCTCCTTCCCACCGGGAGTGCTAGGTGACCGTCAGCGGAGTTGCCCCCTAGCCTGTACTATTGCAAGGAGTTAATCATTCGCAGGTACAATACTTTgtccttgttgaatttcatgaggttcctTTTGGACCATTCCTTTAGCCTAGGTCCCTCTGAGTTGCAGTCCTGCCTTTGAGTGTATCGACTGCCACTCTGGCTTGATTTTGGCCGTCAACTTGTTGGGGTGAattccagctcctcctccacATATGCTAATAAAGGTGTTTAACAGGGGACATCGCAGTTCTTGAAGAATTCTGCTTGTAACGAGCTCAAACCAGTAGTGACTTCCCTTTGAGATGATGAGCCAGACAGTTCTTGACTCATCTAGCAGTCCACCCACTGTAACGTTCTAACCTTGGATACAAGGATGCTGTGGGAACATGTCAACAGACTTGCTAAAGGCAAGATGGGCAACAGttactgctctcccctcatctacaggtgtaataattatttaatcacagaagaaagtaaggttggtggtgtttttttttttaaattttctttttttttttcccctttggtaAAACCATGCTCATTATTATTCTCATTGTGTGCCCAGAAACATGTTCCAAGAGGATTAGCTCTGTTATTTTTCCTGGGGACCAAAGTGAATCTGACTGGTCTGTAATTCCCTAGATGATCTTTCTTGCCTGTTTTGAAGATGATTGCAGTCACCTGGGTCCTCCCCAGAGCTCCACAATCTTTCAGAGATGGTAGAGAAAGGCTTTACCATGATGTGAgccagctttctcagcctgtaTCTTCTTCCACTACTGGTAGTCCCTCTCTTTCCTGAACCTTGTCTCTAAGAACAGAGGCTTGGGAGACCTTTCTGGtcaagactgaggcaaaggaggCACTGAGACCTTCAGCCTTATGTCTATCACTAGACCAGCTGCCCTGCTTAGCAGAAGACCAACATTCTCCTTGTTGTTGTCTTTCATTACTGATGTTGCAGTCTTTCATTACTGATGTTGCAGTTTAACTCTTGTTGCTCTTGATGTCTGCTGCTGATTTCAACTCTAGTtgagctttggctttcctaGCACCGTCCCAATGTGCCTGGACAATGTTTGTGTATTCCTTCTCTGTAGTTGGCCCTTGCTTTCACCTACTGTATGTGACCTTGTGTATGAGCCGAGTCATGAGTTCCCTACTTAGCCAAACCAGTCTCCTAATACATATACTTGTTTTCCTCACTTTTGGGTTGAACTGCTCTTGTACTTGTTTGTCCTTAAAAGAGTCAAGTCTCTTGAGACTCTCTGCCTGTCAGTCTCTGAAACACTGAAAGGTAAAGATCTGTTCGTGATGAGGTGTGGCTCTGAACCACACTGAGTTaaaagaaagtggaaagaaaaggtgcAATTTTTTACATTGAATGTATTTATACTGGGATTTGCCCACAGTAAGCCTAAATTATTCCTGTTTAAAATTCCCAACCGCATGAAGTAATGCTGGCAATTGCACTGCAAATCAAAAGCACCAGACAGCATTTTAGCTGCAGTATATTCCTGTATTTCCATTGCCTTCCCTAAATGTGCACGCTCACTTCAGGATACAAGACTGTAATATAATTACTTCTTCTGTTGGCAGTGTACTTAAAGGTCCCTGCCAGCTAATTTCTTCAGAGGGCTCTCAAGTCATTtcactctgctgctttttcaaagaTAGAGCAATAGGTAGTCTggcctccctcccctccccgcagTACCTGAGATGATCTTAAGAAGTTTAGATAACTGAACGCATGTATGAGATGTCAATGAAAtgtcaataaaataattttgtaaattttggGTTTTGATGAAATTTGGATTTACTAAGATTCTTTCTTGGTTACTGCCTGTACTAATCAGGTTGTAGAAGCAAATATTGTAGGTAATAATATTtgcagtaatttattttacactTCTGTGTGACATCCCATATATGCTGGAAGCTACTAAATATAAAGGAAGGCACTATCCGTGAAAACAGGCTGTTTCAATCAGTTGCACTACGCTCTCcgcttttaaatattttcctctcttgcaGTTGGTGAGGCCTATAAGGAAATGCTACTAGCTGACAATCTTGATATCAACAACATGAGGCATAAGATCAGAGATTATTCACTTTCTGGAGCATACAGGAAGATTATCATTCGACCTCAGAATGTCAATTGGTAAGTGAGGAGGATAAAGGAAATTGCACTTGAATTGACAACATAGAGTACATGTGGGATGACTAAGTACAAGAACTATTAGATGGACCCACAGGACATACATATGGACTGGAGCATAAGCAGGGAGGAATCTCTGTGCATCTCCCTTGTGGTTTTTATGCAGCTAGCTGAAGTTGAACCtaaccttttttcttccatggtCCTTTCTGTGAAGGCTGAGTGTTAAGACATCTATCTAGTTGTACACTCCTTGCAAGGGCTTGCCTGAACACTTCATagataattatttctgttgaaacCGTGATAGATAATATTcaaaacagggtttttttgtagtctTGCTGTGAGAAAGTTGGTCTCAAATTACCTGTCTATCAATCAGAAAGATTTGTGTCACTTAAACCTACTAAATCACTGTTGATAGAGATAAAACCTAGTTGTCATATGACAACTGGATAAATACCTTTTAAACAGGTGACTTTACAGGTGTGCAGAAAGACTTGATCACTgatgcacagaagaaaaaaaaaaagggggggggggtttagGACTGagacaaaaatacaaatgtttacacttcattttaatttcataaactGTACATCTTGTATAGCTGGAAGTCCTGACAGCCCAAGAGGGAAAACAGATGAGTTACGCAAAGAAActtctcattaatttttttattttttaaaataatcatcaAACAGAGGCAAGTCTTCTACATAAAGCTTTACCAGTTACTGCACCATAGATGCCACCTTACCTTATTTTGTTAGAAAGTCAATTCCATTTTGGTTGTAACTGCTGAATTGGAATAatgataaataataataaatgctactactaaattaaaatataaacttacataaaataacaaaatatataaatgttattgtaaataataaaaaataataatttcaaaatcttATGTATATTATAAAGGGACATCGTTGCATATGACGATCCCAGAATCCCGTTATTTACTACAGATTTGGAtaaactggaaggaaaacaattacCGGTTCTTCCTACAGGTaagtttgttttgctgctggcgTTTGCAAAATAGAAAATTGATCTGACTGTTGCTTTGAAGAGCTACATACTGAAAGCTCTTTAAAGGAAGAGCTTAAATTTAACTAGACTTTCAAGCAATGGTATTAAAGATATCTAAAGTTAGGTGTCTAAATGAGGACCCTTATTTGTCAAGAGTGTCTGTATTGACTGTTACATTTTCTTATAGGCATCTGTAAAATTGAGCAAATGCTTAGCAGTAAATGTCTGAAATGCTTGAAGGTGCAATTAAGCCACAAATTGTCTGTATGGTTGAGCATGTGTTATCGGTGCTGAACACAAGAGACTACTCAAATACTTAACAGAAttcaatggaaatttttttataGAACTCTGGTCACAAGGTCTTTTTGACACTGCTTTCCAGAGAAATTGAAGAGGCTAGGGAATTcagttttgaaaggaaaaaagtttattttgcttttaaaagaagaaaacctgcaaaatacTACTacctgctgagaaaaaaatgttagaaagTTGTTTCATGAGATTCCACAATGGACTGTAAATGGGAGTGTGGTGGCGGCGATTGTTTTGCTTTATGGGTTGGGGGGGGTTGGTTGTGGAAAACTTAGTCAAGATGGCATCTGGAATAAGCATTGCTTACGGctttaataactttttcttgctttgtgtctTCTCTTACCCCTTGTGATAGATGGTAAATTCAGGGCACTAAAGATGGAGTTCTCCCTTCCCCCATCCACTTATGCTACCATGGCGATTCGAGAAGTTTTGAAAATGGACACAAGCATAAAAAATCAGACACAACTGAATACCA includes:
- the PUS7 gene encoding pseudouridylate synthase 7 homolog isoform X2, producing the protein METVEMSSVSLKRPRSEDDVANADEIKRQKIVEKSKTGNDSGQSIETVTEQPDKSLLEDTKNEIPPNEESEEQEDEELEDSDEDGDPESFADMMKHGLTESDVGITKFVSCHKGFSGILKERYSDFVVHEIGKDGRVSHLDDFSVPVDDEDPSEETFTVLSDEDKQRLEELQLLKNKETSVAIEVIEDTKEKRTVIHQAVKSLFPGLETKTEDRDGKKYIIAYHAAGKKALAKVRTATDPRKHSWPKSRGSYCHFVLYKENKDTMDAINVLSKFLRVKPNIFSYMGTKDKRAITVQEIAVLRITAQRLAHLNKCLMNFKLGNFSYKNHPLKLGELQGNHFTVVLRNITGTDDQIEQAMHSLREIGFINYYGMQRFGTTAVPTYQIGKAILQNNWNEVMDLILKPRPGAEKGYLVKCREEWAKTKDPAAALKKLPVKRCVEGQLLRGLLKYGMKNIISAFGIIPRNNRLMYIHSYQSYVWNNMVSKRIEEYGLRAVPGDLTLKGATAVHIEEGDVENYTIHDVVMPLPGFDVIYPKHKIGEAYKEMLLADNLDINNMRHKIRDYSLSGAYRKIIIRPQNVNWDIVAYDDPRIPLFTTDLDKLEGKQLPVLPTDGKFRALKMEFSLPPSTYATMAIREVLKMDTSIKNQTQLNTTWLR
- the PUS7 gene encoding pseudouridylate synthase 7 homolog isoform X1, which codes for METVEMSSVSLKRPRSEDDVANADEIKRQKIVEKSKTGNDSGQSIETVTEQPDKSLLEDTKNEIPPNEESEEQEDEELEDSDEDGDPESFADMMKHGLTESDVGITKFVSCHKGFSGILKERYSDFVVHEIGKDGRVSHLDDFSVPVDDEVNVEDPSEETFTVLSDEDKQRLEELQLLKNKETSVAIEVIEDTKEKRTVIHQAVKSLFPGLETKTEDRDGKKYIIAYHAAGKKALAKVRTATDPRKHSWPKSRGSYCHFVLYKENKDTMDAINVLSKFLRVKPNIFSYMGTKDKRAITVQEIAVLRITAQRLAHLNKCLMNFKLGNFSYKNHPLKLGELQGNHFTVVLRNITGTDDQIEQAMHSLREIGFINYYGMQRFGTTAVPTYQIGKAILQNNWNEVMDLILKPRPGAEKGYLVKCREEWAKTKDPAAALKKLPVKRCVEGQLLRGLLKYGMKNIISAFGIIPRNNRLMYIHSYQSYVWNNMVSKRIEEYGLRAVPGDLTLKGATAVHIEEGDVENYTIHDVVMPLPGFDVIYPKHKIGEAYKEMLLADNLDINNMRHKIRDYSLSGAYRKIIIRPQNVNWDIVAYDDPRIPLFTTDLDKLEGKQLPVLPTDGKFRALKMEFSLPPSTYATMAIREVLKMDTSIKNQTQLNTTWLR
- the PUS7 gene encoding pseudouridylate synthase 7 homolog isoform X3 — its product is METVEMSSVSLKRPRSEDDVANADEIKRQKIVEKSKTGNDSGQSIETVTEQPDKSLLEDTKNEIPPNEESEEQEDEELEDSDEDGDPESFADMMKHGLTESDVGITKFVSCHKGFSGILKERYSDFVVHEIGKDGRVSHLDDFSVPVDDEVNVEDPSEETFTVLSDEDKQRLEELQLLKNKETSVAIEVIEDTKEKRTVIHQAVKSLFPGLETKTEDRDGKKYIIAYHAAGKKALANPRKHSWPKSRGSYCHFVLYKENKDTMDAINVLSKFLRVKPNIFSYMGTKDKRAITVQEIAVLRITAQRLAHLNKCLMNFKLGNFSYKNHPLKLGELQGNHFTVVLRNITGTDDQIEQAMHSLREIGFINYYGMQRFGTTAVPTYQIGKAILQNNWNEVMDLILKPRPGAEKGYLVKCREEWAKTKDPAAALKKLPVKRCVEGQLLRGLLKYGMKNIISAFGIIPRNNRLMYIHSYQSYVWNNMVSKRIEEYGLRAVPGDLTLKGATAVHIEEGDVENYTIHDVVMPLPGFDVIYPKHKIGEAYKEMLLADNLDINNMRHKIRDYSLSGAYRKIIIRPQNVNWDIVAYDDPRIPLFTTDLDKLEGKQLPVLPTDGKFRALKMEFSLPPSTYATMAIREVLKMDTSIKNQTQLNTTWLR
- the PUS7 gene encoding pseudouridylate synthase 7 homolog isoform X4; the protein is METVEMSSVSLKRPRSEDDVANADEIKRQKIVEKSKTGNDSGQSIETVTEQPDKSLLEDTKNEIPPNEESEEQEDEELEDSDEDGDPESFADMMKHGLTESDVGITKFVSCHKGFSGILKERYSDFVVHEIGKDGRVSHLDDFSVPVDDEDPSEETFTVLSDEDKQRLEELQLLKNKETSVAIEVIEDTKEKRTVIHQAVKSLFPGLETKTEDRDGKKYIIAYHAAGKKALANPRKHSWPKSRGSYCHFVLYKENKDTMDAINVLSKFLRVKPNIFSYMGTKDKRAITVQEIAVLRITAQRLAHLNKCLMNFKLGNFSYKNHPLKLGELQGNHFTVVLRNITGTDDQIEQAMHSLREIGFINYYGMQRFGTTAVPTYQIGKAILQNNWNEVMDLILKPRPGAEKGYLVKCREEWAKTKDPAAALKKLPVKRCVEGQLLRGLLKYGMKNIISAFGIIPRNNRLMYIHSYQSYVWNNMVSKRIEEYGLRAVPGDLTLKGATAVHIEEGDVENYTIHDVVMPLPGFDVIYPKHKIGEAYKEMLLADNLDINNMRHKIRDYSLSGAYRKIIIRPQNVNWDIVAYDDPRIPLFTTDLDKLEGKQLPVLPTDGKFRALKMEFSLPPSTYATMAIREVLKMDTSIKNQTQLNTTWLR